A window of the Brassica napus cultivar Da-Ae chromosome A2, Da-Ae, whole genome shotgun sequence genome harbors these coding sequences:
- the LOC106382687 gene encoding plasmodesmata-located protein 6 has product MLIFCDTDIYTQRPKGNTSAKVIVSATIAIISISVVIAAVYLLTNFAFPTVEPLVYYHYCSPPKYFPGSSSRSNVDSLLNMFVNSASIYTYNNLTVNGNYGLHQCRGDLSSSECVSCVTQAVSLLRSDSFGESGCALQLEGCLVKYDNVMFFGVADTTAMVMSCGKPAGYKYKSDELTQAKVLVDVVASSGTSYRVERSGKAQAVAQCTGDLSATDCQDCLMEAIQRLKLQPFCGTSTWSDVYLAKCYVGYSSSGSIGQEFKKGIRAKHVATQRNLFYQKTSYVLSKLKSLLTYVLYFFAIVMLKIVYDLFLS; this is encoded by the exons ATGCTCATATTTTGTGATACAGACATATACACCCAAAGGCCAAAAGGTAACACATCGGCGAAAGTGATCGTGTCAGCGACAATAGCAATTATCTCGATCTCCGTCGTCATCGCAGCCGTATATCTTCTCACAAATTTTGCATTTCCCACCGTAGAGCCGTTAGTCTACTACCACTACTGCTCTCCACCAAAGTACTTTCCAGGATCGTCTTCCAGGTCAAATGTCGACTCGCTACTCAACATGTTCGTAAACTCAGCTTCTATCTACACATACAACAACCTCACCGTCAACGGAAACTACGGACTACACCAGTGCCGGGGTGATCTCTCCTCCAGTGAGTGCGTTAGTTGTGTCACGCAAGCTGTTAGCCTGCTCCGAAGTgacagctttggtgagagcGGCTGCGCTTTACAGCTCGAAGGCTGCTTAGTGAAGTACGATAACGTTATGTTCTTTGGAGTGGCGGATACGACGGCTATGGTTATGAGTTGCGGAAAACCGGCTGGGTATAAGTATAAGTCGGACGAGTTGACTCAGGCTAAGGTGTTGGTGGACGTGGTTGCAAGTAGTGGTACGTCCTACAGAGTGGAGAGGTCAGGGAAAGCGCAAGCTGTAGCGCAGTGCACCGGAGATCTCAGTGCAACGGATTGTCAAGACTGTTTGATGGAAGCGATCCAACGGCTGAAACTTCAACCGTTTTGCGGAACAAGCACTTGGAGTGACGTTTACTTAGCCAAGTGCTACGTTGGTTACTCGTCAAGTGGATCCATCGGCCAAG AGTTTAAGAAAGGGATACGGGCTAAGCACGTGGCCACCCAAAGGAACCTCTTTTATCAGAAGACATCATATGTACTATCTAAACTTAAATCACTATTGACCTacgttttgtatttttttgctATTGTTATGTTAAAAATAGTGTATGATCTTTTTCTCTCGTGA